The following proteins are encoded in a genomic region of Natronorubrum halophilum:
- a CDS encoding histidinol-phosphatase HisJ family protein produces MNDYHSHTNYSDGGFLEGMVQAADAAGLEGIGLTDHCMVSSREPPKTTRSVYGFNLDRTYERRRRAIEELRNRADISLEIYDGVEMDYDLRDERAIRDFLEETAFDYTIGSVHVVDDLNVQVPSNFANTSEAERDAIVDDYFENLVSLIDSELFDVAAHLDLVERTPPLRGRATVDHYERVARALADSRTVPEINAGRAIADAAIVHPAETFLEILREYDVAVTVGSDSHRPSEIGDRAAFLEEYLVSRDLEPVAPPGLD; encoded by the coding sequence ATGAACGATTACCACTCGCACACGAACTACTCCGACGGCGGGTTTCTCGAGGGGATGGTTCAAGCCGCCGACGCGGCCGGTCTCGAGGGAATCGGGCTCACGGACCACTGCATGGTGTCCTCCCGCGAGCCCCCGAAGACCACCCGTAGCGTCTACGGTTTCAATCTGGACCGGACCTACGAGCGTCGACGTCGGGCGATCGAGGAACTCCGTAACCGGGCGGACATCTCCCTCGAGATCTACGACGGCGTCGAAATGGACTACGATCTGCGCGACGAACGCGCGATCCGGGACTTTCTCGAGGAGACGGCGTTCGACTACACCATCGGGAGCGTGCACGTGGTCGACGATCTGAACGTGCAGGTGCCGAGCAACTTTGCAAACACGAGCGAGGCGGAACGCGACGCGATCGTCGACGACTACTTCGAGAACCTCGTCTCGCTGATCGACTCGGAACTGTTCGACGTCGCGGCCCACCTCGACCTGGTCGAACGAACCCCGCCGCTGCGGGGTCGGGCGACGGTGGACCACTACGAGCGCGTCGCCCGGGCGCTCGCCGATTCGCGAACGGTCCCCGAGATCAACGCCGGGCGAGCGATCGCGGACGCGGCGATCGTCCACCCCGCCGAGACGTTTCTCGAGATCTTGCGCGAGTACGACGTCGCCGTCACCGTCGGCTCCGATTCCCACCGACCGTCCGAGATCGGCGACCGAGCCGCGTTTCTCGAGGAGTATCTCGTGAGCCGCGACCTCGAGCCGGTTGCGCCGCCGGGACTCGACTGA
- a CDS encoding DUF2237 family protein, which translates to MTTDRNVYGTKLEPCSTDPTTGFLRDGCCRRVESDRGRHEICAVMTEEFLRFSEARGNDLVTPKPEFEFPGLDPGDRWCLCLARWLEAEEADRAPPVVLEATHEAVLRDVDPDLLREHEYDRTERGGASE; encoded by the coding sequence ATGACTACCGACCGGAACGTCTACGGAACGAAACTCGAGCCCTGTAGTACCGATCCGACGACGGGTTTTCTGCGCGACGGCTGCTGTCGTCGCGTCGAATCGGACCGAGGCCGCCACGAGATCTGTGCCGTGATGACCGAGGAGTTCCTCCGATTCAGCGAGGCGCGGGGAAACGACCTCGTCACACCGAAACCCGAGTTCGAGTTTCCCGGCCTCGATCCTGGCGATCGGTGGTGCCTTTGCCTCGCGCGGTGGCTCGAAGCCGAGGAGGCCGACCGCGCCCCGCCGGTCGTGCTCGAGGCGACCCACGAGGCGGTCCTGCGAGACGTCGACCCGGACCTGCTGCGGGAACACGAGTACGATCGAACCGAACGCGGCGGGGCGTCCGAGTAA
- a CDS encoding MBL fold metallo-hydrolase produces the protein MRVTLLGTGDTTGTPTVGCDCDTCETARERDVERTRFSVHVENERTDESLLIDFSPDFRYQFLRDGVSLPDAAIITHIHFDHLDGLGNVFRVFDSLDIYAANETDPKTGKSVAETVSDDYHYLDQIDVRPTTPHESIRICGFDVTLVPVEHPPLVCYGLAIEDPETGAKLSLSGDTSYNVPAASREVLADPDLLLADGIVPAHLCEYHPIGGRHENEDGVPRTFGTKHMTREGALELADDLNADRTRLVHLAHYYPATEAFEEPLAIDGETYVL, from the coding sequence GTGCGCGTAACGCTGCTCGGGACCGGCGACACGACCGGGACGCCGACCGTCGGCTGCGACTGTGACACCTGCGAGACCGCCCGCGAACGCGACGTCGAGCGCACTCGGTTTTCGGTCCACGTCGAGAACGAACGCACCGACGAATCGCTGTTGATCGATTTCAGCCCGGACTTTCGCTATCAGTTCCTGCGCGACGGCGTCTCGCTGCCCGACGCCGCCATCATCACGCACATTCACTTCGACCACCTCGACGGGCTCGGGAACGTCTTTCGCGTTTTCGACTCGCTCGATATCTACGCGGCGAACGAGACCGATCCGAAGACCGGCAAAAGCGTCGCCGAGACGGTCAGTGACGACTACCACTACCTCGATCAGATCGACGTTCGCCCGACGACGCCGCACGAATCGATCCGGATCTGTGGCTTCGACGTCACGCTCGTCCCGGTCGAACACCCGCCGCTGGTCTGTTACGGCCTCGCAATCGAGGATCCCGAAACGGGCGCGAAGCTGTCGCTTTCCGGTGATACGAGCTACAACGTCCCGGCGGCCTCTCGAGAGGTCCTCGCCGACCCGGACCTGTTGCTCGCGGACGGAATCGTTCCCGCCCATCTCTGTGAGTACCACCCCATCGGCGGCCGCCACGAGAACGAGGACGGCGTTCCGCGGACGTTCGGAACGAAACACATGACTCGAGAGGGGGCGCTCGAACTGGCCGACGACCTGAACGCCGACCGAACGCGACTGGTCCACCTCGCCCACTACTATCCGGCTACGGAGGCGTTCGAGGAGCCGCTCGCGATCGACGGCGAGACGTACGTCCTCTGA
- a CDS encoding cupredoxin domain-containing protein yields MNWTRRRVVGVTAAAAVLAGCLGEDGGDTDGDEEPSGDGNGDEETSGDTNGDDSRDAETVLEDADIEDHTGKETVEIAIDPDGAGFEPAAFEIDTDTLLWWHWEGSSTGLYPIDIPEDCFWGEEDNEDDEWEAGDEYDRIFWAPGSYLYASRDEDGEEFIGAFRVRDSEDGEQDEDENGSGMGM; encoded by the coding sequence ATGAACTGGACCAGGCGGCGCGTGGTCGGCGTAACCGCAGCGGCCGCCGTCCTCGCGGGCTGTCTCGGCGAGGACGGAGGCGATACGGACGGCGACGAGGAGCCGAGCGGAGACGGCAACGGTGACGAGGAGACGAGCGGAGACACCAACGGCGACGACAGCCGCGACGCCGAGACGGTGCTCGAGGACGCCGATATCGAGGACCACACCGGCAAAGAGACCGTCGAAATCGCGATCGATCCCGACGGCGCTGGCTTCGAGCCCGCGGCGTTCGAGATCGATACGGACACCTTGCTCTGGTGGCACTGGGAGGGCTCGAGCACGGGACTCTATCCGATCGACATTCCCGAGGACTGTTTCTGGGGTGAGGAAGACAACGAAGACGACGAGTGGGAAGCCGGCGACGAGTACGACCGAATCTTCTGGGCGCCCGGGTCGTATCTCTACGCCAGCCGCGACGAGGACGGTGAAGAGTTCATCGGCGCGTTTCGCGTTCGCGACTCCGAGGACGGGGAGCAAGACGAGGACGAAAACGGGAGCGGAATGGGAATGTAG
- a CDS encoding DUF5787 family protein — protein sequence MSEFAFELELCAHLESRCEGILARQLGASVADPGGRILDVIRVEPGPAFDDRLALTSESIPDAAIDADVGTGQARYWKDAFDCHPDRARRATERACEIGFFERERRKGREYVRQVARYPDWYDRIVGIENKPDLGRPGDLEAQLRTDVSLALVDEVVLATESYVTGAHLNRIPDEVGVWRVHRDGDPTAAGSAFEIEVVRDPSPLAVDEPGIEPLETRPGRTEIAVVEPDAKADARRRIAERAYGKGWRTYAFPDCGACRTDDSSAATLPHCSWKGRVVDAGSECGPSCAGYEPASDSRPAIDLEAERDRRTPWIADPEGKRRRQSGLDQFD from the coding sequence GTGAGCGAGTTCGCCTTCGAACTCGAGTTGTGCGCCCACCTCGAGAGCCGTTGCGAGGGAATCCTCGCCCGTCAACTCGGCGCGAGCGTCGCCGATCCCGGCGGCCGGATCCTCGACGTGATCCGCGTCGAGCCCGGTCCCGCGTTCGACGACCGTCTCGCCCTCACGAGCGAGTCCATTCCCGATGCGGCGATCGACGCCGACGTCGGAACCGGGCAGGCGCGCTACTGGAAGGACGCCTTCGACTGCCACCCCGACCGCGCTCGGCGGGCCACGGAGCGAGCCTGCGAGATCGGCTTTTTCGAACGCGAACGCCGAAAGGGCCGCGAGTACGTCCGCCAGGTCGCTCGCTACCCCGACTGGTACGACCGCATCGTCGGCATCGAGAACAAACCCGACCTCGGTCGACCGGGCGATCTCGAGGCGCAGTTGCGGACGGACGTCAGCCTCGCGCTGGTCGACGAGGTCGTCCTCGCGACCGAGAGCTACGTGACCGGAGCGCACCTGAATCGCATCCCCGACGAGGTCGGCGTCTGGCGGGTCCACCGCGACGGCGATCCGACGGCGGCCGGGTCCGCCTTCGAGATCGAGGTCGTTCGCGATCCGTCGCCCCTCGCCGTCGACGAGCCGGGAATCGAACCGCTCGAGACCCGCCCCGGCCGAACCGAGATCGCCGTCGTCGAACCCGACGCGAAAGCCGACGCGCGTCGACGTATCGCCGAACGCGCCTACGGCAAGGGGTGGCGGACCTACGCGTTCCCCGACTGCGGGGCCTGTCGCACCGACGACTCGAGCGCGGCGACGCTCCCCCACTGTTCGTGGAAGGGGCGGGTCGTCGACGCCGGGTCGGAGTGCGGCCCCTCGTGTGCCGGCTACGAGCCCGCGTCGGATTCGCGTCCGGCGATCGATCTCGAGGCCGAACGCGACCGTCGGACCCCCTGGATCGCCGATCCGGAGGGAAAACGTCGCCGGCAGTCGGGGCTGGATCAGTTCGACTGA